The DNA segment GAACGTTCAACGTTCAGAGGGGAAACCAGGATGGTGGCGGGGAGGGTGGCAAAACTTTGGGCTTTGAACTTTGCCCGGCTCCCCGCCATTCTGTCCCCCGTTTCTATGACTGTGACTTTGTTTGTGCCTTGCTTCGTTGATGCGTTGTTCCCGCAGGTCGGGATCAACATGGTCCATATTTTGGAGAAGCTGGGTCATCGCGTAGAATGTCCGGAGGAGATCGCTTGTTGCGGTCAGCCAGCCTTTAACTCCGGTTATTGGGATGAGGCGCGGTGTGTGGCGGAGCCGGTGGTGAAGCGCTTGAAAGATTCGGAGGCGGTGGTGATCGCGTCGGGATCTTGCGGCGCGATGTTAAAGGTGTTTTATCCGCAGCTTTTTGAGAACAAGCCCGAGGCGTCTGCGGCGCATGAACTCTCGCACAAAGTTTGGGAGTTCTCCGATTTTCTAGTGAAGAAGCTGGGCGTGACGGATCTGGGCGCGAAGTTCCCGGCGAAGGTGACGTTCCATGATGGTTGCCACGGGTTGCGTGAACTGGGCATCAAGTCTTCTCCGCGCAAGCTGCTGGAGAAGGTGCAAGGGCTGGAGCTGGTGGAGATGCAGGATGCCGAGACGTGCTGTGGTTTCGGTGGGACGTTCTCCGCGAAATTTCCGATGATCTCCACGGCGATGGGTGAGGTGAAGTGCGCGAGTGCCAAGGATACGGGTGCGGATTACATCGTCTCGAACGACTCGAGCTGCCTGATGCATGTGCAGGGGTTGTTGAGCCGTGAAGGGCACAAGCTCAAGACCATCCATCTCGCGGAGATCCTGGGTAAGAACTGATTTATTTGTTGTATGGAAGTGACTGCCAATCCTCTTGATCCCGTCAGCGAACAGCTCGCGTATTATTGCGCGCGCGCGCCAGAGTATGATGAGTGGTGGTTTCGCCTGGGCCGCTACGACAAGGGCCAGGAGCAGAACACGCAATGGTTCAGCGAAGGCGCGATCGTGGCGGAGGCGTTGCACGCGTTTCAGCCGGTTGGCGAAGTGTTGGAACTGGCGGGTGGCACGGGCATCTGGAGCGAGCAATTGCTCTCGCACGCAAATCATCTCACGGTGGTGGATGGCTCCACGGAGATGCTGAAGCTGAATGCGGCGCGGTTGCATTCCTCCAGCGTCACTTACGTGGCGGCGAACATCTTCGAGTGGCAGCCGACGGATCGTTATGATGCGATCTTCTTCGGCTTCTGGCTCTCGCACGTGCCGCCGGAGAAGTTCGATGCGTTCTGGGAATTGGTCCGCAAGAGTTTGAAACCGGGTGGACGATTTTTCTTCGTGGACTCCAAGCTGGCGAGTTCGTCCATGGCGGCGAATCATCAATTGCCGGACAAGGATTCCACGACGCATATCCGGCGCTTGAATGACGGTCGCACGTTCCAGATCTACAAGGTATTTTACGAGCTGGATGAATTGGCGGCGCGACTGAAACAAAAGGGCTGGTATGTGGACCTGCGCCAGACACAGAATTATTTTCTCTACGGCTCGGGTTCGCTCACGCAACCCGCATAAACCATGAGCAGTCATTCACAGGAATTTTTGCAGCAGGCAGATGTCGTCACGAAGGATCTGCGCCATCGCGGCCTTATCCAGACGGCGCTCCGCAAGTACGAGGTGGCGCGCGACAAGAAGAAGGCCGCGTTCGGTGATTGGCAATCCGCGCGCCAGGCCGCAGCCGAGACGAAGTGGGAAGCCATCAACCACATGGACCAGTATCTCGCGGAGTTCGCCGACAAGCTGGAGGCGCGCGGGACGAAGGTGCACTGGTGCAGCACGGCGGATCAGGCCCGGGATATCATCGTGAAGATCATCGCGGACAAGAAGGCGCGGTGCGTGATCAAGTCCAAGGCGATGACGGCAGAGGAGATCCACCTGAACGCCGCGATGGAGAAGGCGGGCTTCGAAGTGGTGGAGAGCGATCTGGGCGAATACATTGTGCAGCTCCGCAAAGAGCCGCCGTATCACATCGTCTTCCCCGCGATGCATCTCACGCGCGATGACATCAGCGATCTTTTCCAAAAAGAACTCGGCAGCGCGCCGACTCGCGAACCGGAAGAGCTGACGATGATCGCACGTCGGGCGCTCCGTAAGAAATACATCGAGGCAGACATCGGCATCACGGGCGCGAACTTCGCCATCGCAGAGACGGGCATGATCTCGCTCACGGAGAATGAGGGTAATGCGCGGCTCACGGCGGCCTTGCCCAAGACGATGATCACGCTCATGGGCATCGAGAAGCTGTTGCCGAAGATGGAAGACCTCGCGCTCTTCCTGCCGATGCTTGCCACAGCAGGTGCAGGCCAGACGGTGACGGGCTACAACACGCTCTACGGTGGACCGAAGCAACCCGGTGAAGTGGATGGGCCGGAGGAATGGCACGTGGTGCTGCTGGATAATCAGCGCAGCATCCTGCTCGCCGATCCGGAGCAACGCGATTCACTGCATTGCATCCGTTGTGGTGCATGTCTGAATGTGTGCCCGATCTTCCGTAACGTGGGCGGCCATACTTACGGCACCACTTACAGCGGTCCCATCGGCAGTGTCATCACGCCGCATCTGCGCGGGCTGCAGAGCTGGAAGCATCTCAGCGGTTCGTCGTCACTTTGTGGGGCTTGCACGGAGACGTGTCCGGTGAAGATCGATCTGCATCATCATCTCTTGCAGAACCGTCGCAACGCCAGCCAGGAAGAGCCGAACGCGATGGAGCAGACGGCCTACAAAGCATTTGGCATGGTGGCGAACAGCCCTGGCATGTGGCAAGTGGGCAAGGAACTCGCGCGCATGTTCCAGCCGCTGCACAAGTTCGTGCTGGGCAGCAAACTCGATCCTGCCAAACCATGGACCGCGACGCGCGATGTGCAACCGGTGGCGCAGGAGAGTTTCAAAGAATGGTGGCAGAAGCATAAGTCCGCGAAGCAAGCGAAGTAACAACATGACTGAGCGCGAAAAGATTTTAGGCCGTATCCGCGAGGCGTTGACACTGAGCGCGCCGCATCCGGGCACGCATGGTGGGCATGAACCGGCGCAGACCTTCACGGGTCGCCCGGTGCATTCCGCGCAGCCGTGGTTGCCACAAGGCGGCGAGACGGCGGAAGAGCAGCTTGAACGTTTCCGTGCGGCTTCGCTCGATCTCAAAACTGATTTCCGCGATGGAGCGGATGAAGCATCGGCCATGGCTATCTTGAAAGAGATCGCGCAGGTGGAAGGCTGGAAGAAGGTTGCCGCTCATCGCAGCACCTTGACGGACAAGGCGACGCAAGCGCTGGCTCTGCCGGTGCTGCGCACGGACAGCGGTTACGACAAGCATGAGATGGAAGCGTGCGATGTAGGCATCACGGAGTGTGATGTCCTCGTAGCGCAGACGGGCAGCCTCATCGTGACGAGCCGCAGTTCCGGTGGGCGTGCGCTTAGCGTGCTGCCACCGCATCATGTGGTGATCGCTCGGCGCGAACAGCTTGTGCGCGATCTCTCCGCGGCATTTGCACTCATTCAGCAGAAGTATGCGGATAATTATCCCAGCATGATTTCGCTCGTCACCGGGCCGAGCCGCACGGGAGATATTGAGCGTATCCTCGTGCTCGGCGCGCATGGGCCGAAGAAGCTCACGGTGATCTTGTGGTAAGCCATAAGCAAACAGGCGAGGGCGCCCGCCCCACTACGCCAGCAGCTTCGTCACGATCTCCCCATGCACATCGGTGAGGCGGAAATCGCGGCCTTGGAAGCGGTAGGTGAGTTTCTTGTGATCGAAGCCCATCAGATGCTGCAAGGTCGCGTGGAGATCATGCACGTGGACTTTATCCACGGTGGCGTTGAAGCCGAGTTCATCGGATTCGCCGAGTGTGATGCCGGGCTTGATGCCACCACCAGCCATCCACATGGTGAACGCGTTCGGGTGGTGGTCGCGACCATCGTTGCCACCTTGCACCATCGGTGTGCGACCGAATTCACCGCCCCAGATGACGAGCGTGTCTTCCAAGAGGCCACGTTGCTTGAGGTCCATCACAAGGGCGGCGCTAGCTTGATCGGTGTTCTTGCAATTCTTCTTCAGGCCGTTGACCAAGTTGCCGTGCTGATCCCAAGCTTCGTGAAAGATCTCCACGAAACGCACGCCGCGCTCGATGAGGCGACGCGCGAGCAAGCAATTGTTCGCGAAGGAGGCCTTGCCCGGCTCCGCGCCATACATATCGAGGATGTGCTGCGGTTCTTTCGAGATGTCCACCACATCGGGCGCGCTCGCCTGCATGCGATACGCCATCTCGAAGGAGTTGATGCGCGTGGCGATCTCCGGATCACCCGTCACATTCAGACGCATGCCGTTCAGCTTGTTCAGCGTATCGAGGGACTCGCGCTGGAGCGATTCATCCACACCCTTCGGATTGCTGAGATAGAGGACGGGCTCGCCGCTGTTCCGGAATTGCACGCCCTGATAGACGCTGGGGAGAAAGCCGCTGCCGAAGTTCGAGCTGCCGCCGCTCGGGCCTTTATCACCCGAGCTGAACACCACGAAGCCCGGCAGATCATTCGCCTCACTGCCGAGGCCGTAGCAAGACCACGCGCCAAAGCTCGGGCGACCAAACTGCTGCGAACCCGTGTTCATCATGATCTGGCCGGGCGCGTGATTGAACGCATCCGTGACCATGGATTTCACGATCGCGATCTCATCCGCGATCTTCGCCGTGTAAGGCAGCAATTCAGAAAGCTCGGCGCCACTACGACCGTATTTCGCGAACTTAAATTTCGGTCCCAACAACTTCGACTGCGGATTGATGAACGCGGAACGATAACCCTTCAGCAGTTCTGCGGGCGGCAATGTGCCATCAAACTTCGCGAGCTGTGGTTTGTTATCGAACAATTCGAGATGACTCGGCGCGCCGGCCATGAAGAGGTAGATGACACGCTTGGCTTTCGCGGCGTAATGCGGAGCGCGGACGGCGAGCGGGTTCGTTGCGTCCGCTTTGCTCATCGCGTTCGCAGCGGGCGACATGAGCTGATTCAGTGCGATCGCACCCAAGCCCACACCACACTGTTGCAGAAACCAACGGCGGCTGACCTCTCTCGGATCCTGTCCGCGATAAAGATGAGACTGGCAGTTCATACGACTTATTCCTTCGTGATCGTTTCGTCGAGGTTCAGCAGCACGCGGGAGACAGCGGTCCACGCGGCGAGCTGGGCTTCGTTGATGCCTGAGGGCAATTTGCTGACTTCATTGCTCGCGAGTTCGAGCGGCTTCGCATCTTTCGCGCTGAAGCGGTCGAGCTGCTTCTGCAAGAGCGCTTCGAGTTCTTTTGCTTCATCTTTCGAGGGCTTGCGCGAGACGCAGCAGCGGAAGGCGTATTCGAGACGGCTCGCATCCGTGGTGCCGCCTTCACGCAAGACGCGTTGGGCAAGGCCTTGGGCGGTTTCCATGGAGATAGGATCGTTCAAAGTCATGAGTGCTTGCAGCGGGGTGTTCGAGCGACCGCGGCGCACGCAGGAGAAATCACCGTTCGGCGCATCGAAGGCTTGCAGAAGCGGATACGGCACGGAGCGATAACGGAACGTGTAGAGCGCGCGGCGATAACGGTTCTCGCCCTTCTCCTCTTCCCAGAATTTCGGACCGTAACTGGTGGGCGGCAGGAACAGGAATTCTGGTGCGGGCGGATACACACTCGCGCCACCAACTTTTTGATTCAGCAGACCGCTGGCGCTCAGGCCGATGTCACGCACTAGTTCGGCATCCACGCGGAAGCGGGAACCACGGGCGAGCAAGCGGTTGTTCGGGTCCAGCGCCAGCAGCTCCGGCGTGACGGAAGAGGCTTGGCGATAAGTGGAGGACGTGACGATGAGACGGTGGAGTTTTTTCATACTCCATTTGTTTTCCATGAAGTTCACAGAGAGCCAGTCGAGCAATTCAGGATGTGAAGGCGCTGGCGCTTGCACGCCGAGGTCTTCGCTCGTCTCCACCAGGCCGATGCCGAAGTAGGATTGCCATACGCGGTTCACCATGGAGCGCGCAGCCGTCGGGGATTTTGGATCGACGAGCCATTTCGCGAAGGTGAGGCGGTTGCCTTCATTTTTCTCCGGCAGAGGATTCAGCACCTTGGGCACACCGGTGGTCATCTTGTCCGCGGGCTTGGTCATGTCACCGCGCTTGAGGAGGAAGGTATCGCGCGGGTTGTCCATGCGGTTCAGCACCATCTGCGTGCTGCCTTGTGGATGTTGCTTCCAGAGGGCGGCGATCTGCGCGTTGGCATCCTTCCACTCCGGCACTTGCTGACGCCAGTAGGTGAAGAGATCGGCTTTCTGGATGCGTGTGCGCTGGGCGGCAGGCGTCTCCAAGATGTTCAGGATGTGATGCGGCAAGGTCGGTGCAGTCTCCGTCACATCCCCGGCGTAAGAGACGCGGAAGCGGCCGAGGTTCAGGTTTTGGTTTTGGTCGCTGTTCGGGCCGCCGTGCTGCTGCTGGATCTCGAAGGTGAACTTCGTGCCCGCTGGATAAGCGAAATTATTCGTGGCGATGAAGATC comes from the Verrucomicrobiia bacterium genome and includes:
- a CDS encoding LutB/LldF family L-lactate oxidation iron-sulfur protein; this translates as MSSHSQEFLQQADVVTKDLRHRGLIQTALRKYEVARDKKKAAFGDWQSARQAAAETKWEAINHMDQYLAEFADKLEARGTKVHWCSTADQARDIIVKIIADKKARCVIKSKAMTAEEIHLNAAMEKAGFEVVESDLGEYIVQLRKEPPYHIVFPAMHLTRDDISDLFQKELGSAPTREPEELTMIARRALRKKYIEADIGITGANFAIAETGMISLTENEGNARLTAALPKTMITLMGIEKLLPKMEDLALFLPMLATAGAGQTVTGYNTLYGGPKQPGEVDGPEEWHVVLLDNQRSILLADPEQRDSLHCIRCGACLNVCPIFRNVGGHTYGTTYSGPIGSVITPHLRGLQSWKHLSGSSSLCGACTETCPVKIDLHHHLLQNRRNASQEEPNAMEQTAYKAFGMVANSPGMWQVGKELARMFQPLHKFVLGSKLDPAKPWTATRDVQPVAQESFKEWWQKHKSAKQAK
- a CDS encoding lactate utilization protein, producing the protein MTEREKILGRIREALTLSAPHPGTHGGHEPAQTFTGRPVHSAQPWLPQGGETAEEQLERFRAASLDLKTDFRDGADEASAMAILKEIAQVEGWKKVAAHRSTLTDKATQALALPVLRTDSGYDKHEMEACDVGITECDVLVAQTGSLIVTSRSSGGRALSVLPPHHVVIARREQLVRDLSAAFALIQQKYADNYPSMISLVTGPSRTGDIERILVLGAHGPKKLTVILW
- a CDS encoding (Fe-S)-binding protein; protein product: MTVTLFVPCFVDALFPQVGINMVHILEKLGHRVECPEEIACCGQPAFNSGYWDEARCVAEPVVKRLKDSEAVVIASGSCGAMLKVFYPQLFENKPEASAAHELSHKVWEFSDFLVKKLGVTDLGAKFPAKVTFHDGCHGLRELGIKSSPRKLLEKVQGLELVEMQDAETCCGFGGTFSAKFPMISTAMGEVKCASAKDTGADYIVSNDSSCLMHVQGLLSREGHKLKTIHLAEILGKN
- a CDS encoding DUF1501 domain-containing protein; the protein is MNCQSHLYRGQDPREVSRRWFLQQCGVGLGAIALNQLMSPAANAMSKADATNPLAVRAPHYAAKAKRVIYLFMAGAPSHLELFDNKPQLAKFDGTLPPAELLKGYRSAFINPQSKLLGPKFKFAKYGRSGAELSELLPYTAKIADEIAIVKSMVTDAFNHAPGQIMMNTGSQQFGRPSFGAWSCYGLGSEANDLPGFVVFSSGDKGPSGGSSNFGSGFLPSVYQGVQFRNSGEPVLYLSNPKGVDESLQRESLDTLNKLNGMRLNVTGDPEIATRINSFEMAYRMQASAPDVVDISKEPQHILDMYGAEPGKASFANNCLLARRLIERGVRFVEIFHEAWDQHGNLVNGLKKNCKNTDQASAALVMDLKQRGLLEDTLVIWGGEFGRTPMVQGGNDGRDHHPNAFTMWMAGGGIKPGITLGESDELGFNATVDKVHVHDLHATLQHLMGFDHKKLTYRFQGRDFRLTDVHGEIVTKLLA
- a CDS encoding class I SAM-dependent methyltransferase, translating into MEVTANPLDPVSEQLAYYCARAPEYDEWWFRLGRYDKGQEQNTQWFSEGAIVAEALHAFQPVGEVLELAGGTGIWSEQLLSHANHLTVVDGSTEMLKLNAARLHSSSVTYVAANIFEWQPTDRYDAIFFGFWLSHVPPEKFDAFWELVRKSLKPGGRFFFVDSKLASSSMAANHQLPDKDSTTHIRRLNDGRTFQIYKVFYELDELAARLKQKGWYVDLRQTQNYFLYGSGSLTQPA